Proteins encoded together in one Panthera uncia isolate 11264 chromosome A2, Puncia_PCG_1.0, whole genome shotgun sequence window:
- the TRIR gene encoding telomerase RNA component interacting RNase: protein MAARGRRAEPPGREAPGPAGGGGVGSRWAESGPGTSPESGDEEASGAGSSPVSGGVNLFANDGSFLELFKRKMEEEQRQRQEEPPPGPPRPDQPAAAAAAGPGDLKRKGGPGPTLSFVGKRRGGNKLALKTGIVAKKQKTEDEVLTSKGDAWAKYMAEVKKYKAHQCGDDDKTRPLVK from the exons ATGGCTGCCCGAGGGAGACGGGCGGAGCCTCCGGGCCGGGAGGCGCCGGGCcccgcgggcggcggcggcgtcgGGAGCCGATGGGCTGAGTCTGGGCCCGGGACGTCGCCCGAGAGCGGGGACGAGGAAGCGTCGGGCGCGGGTTCTAGCCCGGTGTCGGGCGGTGTGAACTTGTTCGCCAACGACGGCAGCTTCCTGGAGCTGTTCAAGCGGAAGATGGAGGAGGAGCAGCGGCAGCGGCAGGAGGAGCCGCCCCCGGGCCCGCCGCGACCCGACCagcctgccgccgccgccgccgcgggccCTGGGGATCTGAAGAGGAAGGGCGGCCCGGGCCCCACGCTCAGCTTC GTGGGCAAGCGCAGAGGCGGGAACAAACTAGCCCTCAAGACGGGAATAGTAGCCAAGAAGCAGAAGACGGAGGATGAG GTATTAACAAGTAAAGGTGATGCGTGGGCCAAGTACATGGCAGAGGTGAAAAAGTACAAAGCCCATCAGTGCGGCGATGATGATAAGACTCGGCCCCTGGTGAAATGA